In Nitrospirota bacterium, a genomic segment contains:
- a CDS encoding sulfotransferase domain-containing protein yields the protein MMQMPELTIVTGLPRSGTSMMMKMLQSGGMEIVTDNIRKADEDNPEGYYELEKVKKIKEDTSWLDDVEGKVVKMASTLLYDLPSDKKYRLIFMKRNLEEILLSQRKMLDRMGTEDNIEDEEMRRLFSKHLEEIEKWFSGQQNIEVLYVDYNDMLRKPQENIRILNEFLNNILDTDRMIKVVDDSLYRNRKTGGITAQEEEPGDVIESVKDDEKIKARLSELGYM from the coding sequence ATGATGCAAATGCCCGAGTTAACAATTGTAACCGGTTTACCACGCTCAGGTACCTCAATGATGATGAAGATGTTGCAATCCGGAGGCATGGAAATTGTGACAGATAATATCAGAAAGGCAGATGAGGATAATCCTGAGGGCTACTATGAACTCGAGAAAGTGAAAAAGATCAAAGAGGATACTTCCTGGTTGGATGATGTTGAGGGCAAAGTTGTTAAAATGGCTTCTACATTATTGTATGATCTGCCTTCAGATAAAAAATATAGATTGATTTTTATGAAGAGGAATCTGGAGGAGATTTTACTGTCGCAGAGGAAGATGCTTGATAGGATGGGGACTGAGGATAATATTGAGGATGAAGAGATGCGGAGATTGTTCAGTAAACACCTTGAAGAAATAGAGAAATGGTTTTCAGGACAGCAGAATATAGAAGTCCTTTATGTGGACTATAATGATATGCTCAGGAAACCTCAGGAAAATATCCGGATCCTGAACGAATTTTTAAATAATATTCTCGATACGGATCGAATGATTAAGGTAGTTGACGACTCACTATACAGAAACAGGAAGACCGGTGGCATTACAGCACAGGAAGAGGAGCCTGGAGATGTAATTGAAAGTGTAAAGGATGATGAAAAGATCAAGGCACGTCTCAGTGAGCTGGGTTATATGTGA
- a CDS encoding PEP-CTERM sorting domain-containing protein, whose translation MKKRLSILVVGIVIMLFASFSVSEAYPFIEVEGYVLPDYSTLFDNGDGTSSLDVMYLFDVAYSAGGAEMNFLSVEFEKDIFVGYSFTLSDGSSAWVDPSDWTAIIDEIPDSYYVLASGGTTIGEGESIRGMLNLTLYTEALTSVSWYDSSGILHDWGEGQIWSQSWMAGDTLGGGDGGSTAVPEPGSMLLLGSALVGVGLMGRKIRRTGRR comes from the coding sequence ATGAAGAAGAGATTGTCCATTTTGGTGGTAGGGATTGTGATAATGCTGTTTGCTTCGTTTTCTGTATCAGAGGCATATCCTTTCATTGAAGTCGAGGGGTACGTTTTGCCTGATTATTCTACGTTGTTCGACAACGGGGACGGGACATCTTCCCTTGATGTGATGTACCTCTTTGATGTCGCGTACAGCGCTGGCGGTGCTGAGATGAATTTCCTTTCAGTGGAGTTTGAAAAGGATATCTTTGTTGGTTACAGCTTTACCCTCTCTGACGGCAGTTCTGCCTGGGTCGATCCCAGTGACTGGACGGCAATAATTGATGAGATACCGGATAGCTACTATGTCCTGGCATCTGGAGGTACTACGATAGGAGAAGGGGAGTCGATCAGGGGCATGCTCAACCTGACCCTCTACACTGAGGCCCTGACAAGCGTCAGTTGGTATGACTCGTCAGGTATCTTGCACGACTGGGGCGAGGGGCAGATATGGTCTCAGTCCTGGATGGCGGGTGACACCCTTGGCGGTGGAGATGGTGGTTCCACTGCGGTGCCTGAACCAGGGTCCATGTTGCTTCTTGGCTCAGCATTAGTAGGCGTTGGACTCATGGGGCGGAAGATTCGCAGGACCGGAAGACGGTAA
- a CDS encoding EpsI family protein, giving the protein MVRRAQRYIIVIVIVGLTCLFVNQVPYGDPVPLKQDLSLFPVNIGKWTGQKISEQVAGLPSDTGQSLYRKYTSEKGMPLSLYIGYWGKFRQGSDVFSGDYLDPGYMWDSVKEGERVIEIKGERFPVREVLFAKGDYNISLLYWYQTPRGVTTKRFRGRLLYGIDAILNRRTNVVLVKVFSGPFRSGSGRSPFAIQMEFAGEVFPRLADFLSFGK; this is encoded by the coding sequence ATGGTACGAAGAGCGCAGAGATACATAATAGTCATTGTTATTGTGGGGTTAACCTGTCTGTTTGTTAACCAGGTTCCCTATGGTGATCCCGTTCCGCTTAAACAGGACCTTTCCCTCTTTCCTGTCAATATAGGCAAGTGGACAGGTCAGAAGATATCAGAACAGGTTGCAGGACTGCCTTCTGACACAGGCCAATCACTCTACAGGAAATATACAAGTGAAAAAGGAATGCCCCTGTCTCTCTATATCGGCTACTGGGGGAAATTTCGCCAGGGTTCAGACGTTTTTTCCGGAGACTACCTGGATCCTGGATATATGTGGGATTCTGTTAAAGAGGGAGAGAGGGTTATAGAGATAAAGGGTGAGCGTTTCCCCGTAAGAGAAGTGCTTTTTGCAAAAGGCGACTATAACATCTCACTCCTTTACTGGTATCAGACCCCCCGTGGAGTTACTACAAAAAGGTTCAGGGGACGCCTGCTTTACGGGATTGACGCCATACTTAACCGCAGGACAAATGTGGTTCTGGTAAAGGTATTCTCGGGGCCCTTCAGGTCCGGCAGCGGAAGAAGTCCGTTCGCTATCCAGATGGAGTTTGCTGGAGAAGTTTTTCCCAGGCTGGCAGATTTCCTTAGCTTTGGGAAGTAA
- a CDS encoding exosortase/archaeosortase family protein → MKDKLQSFILFSILAGISVLLFYPFFSELNAYWEHERESSYVFLIPLFSVYFLWVQRKKLRELQFNRDEPFFSKEGLVLLVCGLGLFIIGRYTYVLFAEAIAFVVIIAAAVLVIYGKDLFKITLVPILFLLFMLPIPYPIYFAVAGPLKYFIAYMAATLLSFVNIPVFLEGNVIHLTSISLLVHETCSGLRTVISLLAISTAFAYLFLKSYRSWIAIIAAAVIVGIFVNVFRIFGIGLLSYIYDNTIAMDFHKYAWGLVTPAGVITIFLIGYILRWYEERRDT, encoded by the coding sequence ATGAAAGATAAATTGCAATCATTTATTTTATTTTCGATTTTGGCAGGAATATCAGTCCTGCTGTTTTATCCCTTCTTTTCAGAACTGAATGCCTACTGGGAGCACGAACGGGAGTCTTCCTATGTTTTTCTGATTCCCCTCTTCTCCGTCTATTTCCTATGGGTTCAGAGGAAGAAGTTGAGAGAATTGCAATTCAACCGGGATGAGCCTTTTTTTTCAAAGGAAGGTCTTGTCCTGTTAGTTTGCGGCCTTGGTTTATTTATTATAGGAAGATATACGTATGTCCTGTTTGCCGAGGCCATTGCATTCGTTGTTATTATCGCAGCTGCCGTTCTCGTTATTTATGGAAAGGATCTGTTCAAAATCACACTTGTTCCCATTCTCTTCCTGTTGTTCATGTTGCCTATTCCCTATCCGATATACTTTGCTGTGGCTGGTCCGCTAAAATATTTTATCGCTTACATGGCGGCAACTCTTCTTTCATTCGTGAATATACCTGTCTTTCTGGAGGGAAACGTTATACACCTTACTTCCATATCCCTGTTAGTCCATGAGACATGCAGCGGGTTGCGGACGGTTATTTCCCTCCTTGCTATTTCCACTGCTTTTGCCTATCTGTTTCTGAAGTCTTACCGTAGCTGGATTGCAATCATTGCTGCAGCAGTGATTGTGGGTATATTCGTAAATGTCTTTAGAATCTTTGGAATAGGGCTCCTTTCTTACATCTACGACAACACGATTGCCATGGATTTCCACAAATATGCATGGGGGCTTGTTACCCCTGCGGGAGTGATAACAATTTTCCTGATAGGTTATATCCTCAGATGGTACGAAGAGCGCAGAGATACATAA
- a CDS encoding GNAT family N-acetyltransferase — protein MKKYRIVKADIEKNRDDLLPVLKRNLKDISEERYVWNYTASPHGQAHCWLASEEDSGRCVGSGSLFPRRIYVLGKAVYGAIAGDFAVDREHRAYGPALGLQRTIQSAHKDNGLEFIYGVPNKLSEPIFLRIGYSELGKYNRYIKILKAEYKLRHYLPPAPVARIFSGIIDLGLKGFSRESRYRRPRNVSIEMPVFFDERFDLLWKKALSQFKIAGERNSEALSWRYKESPHHDYSIFAFIDHEQYIHGYIVYYTENNACYIADVLFVDAESIGDSLFAEFILYMRREGIGSISIRYLGGGMLTRQLKNFGFFLVKEEDSSMLVYSDKTSPLTPYLLQGDNWYFLEGDLDI, from the coding sequence ATGAAGAAATACAGAATTGTCAAAGCAGATATAGAAAAAAACAGAGATGATCTGCTTCCCGTACTGAAGAGAAATCTTAAGGACATTTCAGAGGAGCGGTATGTCTGGAACTATACTGCATCGCCCCATGGGCAGGCCCACTGCTGGCTGGCAAGTGAAGAAGATTCAGGCAGGTGCGTTGGTTCCGGATCCCTTTTTCCGCGAAGGATATACGTATTGGGTAAGGCAGTATATGGTGCCATAGCCGGTGATTTTGCAGTTGACAGGGAGCACAGGGCATATGGTCCGGCATTAGGACTCCAGAGGACGATCCAGTCGGCTCATAAAGATAACGGCCTTGAGTTTATATATGGTGTTCCGAATAAACTATCAGAGCCGATATTTCTGAGAATAGGTTATTCTGAACTTGGCAAATATAACAGGTATATAAAGATATTAAAGGCAGAGTATAAACTCAGACACTACCTTCCGCCGGCGCCGGTTGCAAGGATATTTTCTGGGATTATAGACCTTGGCTTAAAGGGGTTTTCCAGAGAAAGCAGATACAGAAGACCCCGGAATGTTTCAATTGAGATGCCGGTATTTTTTGATGAGAGATTTGACCTGTTATGGAAGAAGGCTTTAAGTCAGTTTAAAATAGCAGGAGAGCGGAATTCAGAAGCTCTGAGCTGGAGGTATAAAGAATCTCCTCATCACGACTACAGTATTTTTGCATTCATTGACCATGAACAATATATCCATGGATATATTGTTTACTATACAGAGAACAATGCGTGTTATATTGCGGACGTGTTATTTGTTGATGCAGAGTCGATTGGAGACTCACTCTTTGCAGAGTTCATTCTTTATATGAGACGGGAGGGAATTGGTTCCATCTCCATACGCTACCTTGGGGGCGGCATGTTGACCAGGCAGTTAAAGAATTTCGGTTTTTTTCTCGTCAAGGAAGAAGACAGCAGCATGTTGGTTTATAGCGACAAAACATCTCCGTTAACCCCTTACCTGCTTCAAGGGGACAACTGGTATTTTTTAGAAGGAGATCTCGATATATAA
- a CDS encoding AMP-binding protein produces the protein MRVEEFLELSAERFPDKCALTCGDRRLTYGEIEEKCNHFAHALLAEGVKRGDRVAVCLDNSVEAVLAIFAILKVGAVLMMVNPTTRMEKLTYLLNNSRARVLVTQAKKLAFIEGCWSQTPHLRSIVVAGMDGVDMSRNLGKRFVSLSEVLGQPTRPRHPLPKMSMDFDLAALIYTSGSTGRPKGVMMTHHNMSSAAWSITTYLKNTDEDIIINVLPLSFDYGLYQVLMGFKIGGTVVLERSFTYPHSVLEKIARERVTGFPIVPTISAILLQMDLKKYDFSSLRYITNTGAALPTDHILKMQELLPHVEIYSMYGLTECKRVSYLPPEQIDTRPASVGKGMPGVNVYIVDEEDNRVDPGVIGELVVCGSNVMKGYWGLPEETEKVLKSGVVSEEKVLYTGDLFYMDEEGYLYFVSRKDDIIKTRGEKVSPKEVENVLYSMEGVSEAVVVGVPDEVLGEAVKAVVVPKDGVELTGKDILRYCRDHLEDFMVPKYVEICSALPKTDTGKINRRGISTP, from the coding sequence ATGAGGGTAGAAGAATTTCTCGAGTTGAGCGCTGAGAGGTTTCCGGATAAGTGTGCCCTTACATGCGGGGACAGGAGACTGACATATGGTGAGATAGAGGAGAAGTGCAATCATTTTGCCCATGCCCTGCTTGCTGAAGGAGTTAAGCGTGGAGACCGGGTAGCAGTCTGCCTTGATAATTCAGTGGAGGCAGTTCTGGCCATATTTGCCATCCTGAAGGTTGGAGCCGTATTAATGATGGTCAACCCTACAACCAGGATGGAGAAGCTCACTTATCTCCTGAATAACTCACGGGCCAGGGTTCTGGTTACCCAGGCCAAAAAACTTGCCTTTATCGAGGGCTGCTGGTCTCAAACCCCTCACCTCCGGAGTATTGTTGTAGCCGGGATGGACGGTGTCGATATGTCCAGGAATTTGGGCAAACGTTTTGTATCGCTAAGTGAAGTTTTAGGTCAGCCCACTCGTCCCAGACATCCACTGCCGAAGATGAGTATGGATTTTGACCTTGCTGCCTTGATATACACATCGGGTTCTACCGGAAGGCCGAAAGGGGTAATGATGACACATCATAATATGTCCTCTGCTGCATGGTCTATTACAACCTATCTGAAGAATACAGATGAAGATATCATAATTAATGTCCTTCCCCTGTCTTTTGATTACGGTCTGTATCAGGTCTTGATGGGCTTTAAGATTGGAGGGACTGTGGTGCTGGAGCGTTCTTTCACCTATCCCCACTCAGTGCTCGAGAAGATTGCCAGGGAAAGAGTGACGGGATTCCCGATTGTTCCCACAATCTCAGCCATTCTTTTGCAGATGGACCTGAAGAAGTACGACTTTTCCTCGCTACGTTACATTACTAATACCGGAGCTGCCCTGCCGACAGACCATATATTAAAAATGCAGGAGTTACTGCCCCATGTGGAGATATACTCCATGTATGGTCTGACGGAGTGCAAGCGGGTTTCCTACCTGCCTCCTGAGCAGATCGATACGAGACCCGCCTCGGTGGGAAAGGGGATGCCGGGTGTGAATGTCTATATAGTGGATGAAGAAGACAACAGGGTTGACCCAGGTGTAATAGGAGAGCTTGTGGTATGCGGTTCCAACGTTATGAAGGGATACTGGGGGCTTCCTGAAGAGACGGAAAAAGTGCTCAAGTCGGGAGTTGTTTCAGAGGAGAAGGTTTTATATACGGGTGACCTCTTCTATATGGATGAAGAGGGTTACCTGTACTTTGTTTCCCGTAAGGACGATATAATCAAGACACGGGGTGAAAAGGTCAGCCCCAAAGAAGTGGAAAACGTGCTATACAGTATGGAAGGTGTTTCCGAGGCTGTTGTTGTTGGCGTTCCTGATGAGGTACTGGGAGAGGCCGTTAAGGCAGTAGTGGTGCCAAAAGACGGGGTGGAACTGACCGGTAAGGATATCCTCCGGTATTGCCGGGATCATCTGGAGGACTTTATGGTACCCAAATACGTTGAGATTTGCTCTGCCCTTCCAAAGACTGATACAGGAAAGATCAACAGGAGAGGAATCTCAACCCCATGA
- a CDS encoding acyl carrier protein, giving the protein MEAIGQELRRFVVDNFLFGQKDGFMDDDSFLENGIIDSTGVLELVAFLEKKYQIGIEDEDLVPENLDSIINLVRFVKTKMSRS; this is encoded by the coding sequence ATGGAAGCAATTGGACAGGAACTGCGGCGCTTTGTTGTTGATAATTTTCTTTTTGGGCAGAAGGATGGGTTCATGGATGATGATTCCTTTCTTGAGAATGGGATTATAGATTCAACGGGTGTGCTCGAGCTCGTGGCCTTTTTAGAAAAGAAATATCAGATAGGTATAGAGGATGAGGATCTGGTCCCGGAAAACCTTGATTCCATTATTAACCTTGTCCGGTTCGTTAAGACTAAAATGAGCCGTTCATGA